One segment of Nostoc piscinale CENA21 DNA contains the following:
- the hpsA gene encoding hormogonium polysaccharide biosynthesis protein HpsA, with translation MSLQRQLVKTIKIISKKLSKYSLFTIKKQINWLLRTLFLSRRRRDSVNAGFVLPTVAMVALVVVLLTTAILFRSFERSKNASNVRVNEVVLNAATPAIDRARAKIDALLEDPTLPRGTPTDSALYDALNKNKYSLGDETRLKLTSDFNGTSGIQTSTTSNPLPLENDETLKTAWKYAVDTDNNGKKDTFTIYGIYFRTPTRNANTGQFNRKRNPLEARTPPMDNASTNTQCSSATGFSSLVGNSSWYQLQSGNLGKSFFVYTVNVPITQAAYNAITTNQNQYEAYKGNKSIAALEFQQDRSRVPLPNNAVWFENDLEIIVGSTDLLLNGRIHTNGNLLVGRGSGDLTLRQVSSKTSCFYNQENGLISVGGNVGTGNVNQTTNQSAVTVDLYRGFGKGITTKQIDSTEKSTDSAGGSEIGFNDTAYNERIARMKIDGLAACTTCQSATTASALISAVNGSGYPDDVKRNVAAKVDTSTDNAATAKNVLADEVEIYLRNRTRRVPFAEVASGGPATTGYTAINASLTPQSTWREPINSSNQLTGTTITLNETKLSATYPTFQKQKGTQLYLGDRVLVGNNLPARWLLNGQYVGSDGKDFVKNSSGNNVEWTEPPSPDPAQNQNRWRNSQIQAIADLGISERNGFWEEKAAENPINDLDSVGGIRIITGAGIYVDGTGNTVNITTGPFYPRGLYSFLPATSAATVVWPDTMPMSTPADATKKGDLLMRATAVYHYKVDYGTDQEPIACVSSYYDPTDSTTAKNKVNQNGGYGVDTTNGRSNNGVVYNYPGRGSFTTNKTRLQLQANLKFPNGRWVNEPLKDALGKIGAGTTVPSTGLQLADYSAIDTALCAISILNNEAGFATSLTNKPPHGAIKEATFLDAREAKQISAAANSTTYDLDLEQRQPLEVRVTDIDLSQLRGTTIAVSEYLLPYSGIIYASREDALRDASNTSTESELLSPTDFKLDPTRRPNGIRLINGETLARKTSTDNNDYNPKEKGLILVTNLPAYIKGKFNVHQPSLGSTTELEEFIEEEPTTDFYDRSTAETRFACRRNRLPACGSTKSDYWRPATLIADSMTLLSGGFVEGFRSDGDYNLNNNSGIAVDATDSARTDRLKNGFWENYFATNASWWESSGSNKNFPKTSAGSYARNGVTPIQRRIDDYPMYVMELCRKDLIEQCTPSDWVVGFDVNGDGDLDDTVLLDLNSNGNTSDSGESLVEKDIKAYQLGKAITNAAVSATAATTALSDWDAAFPTSSGKSIRQRLGAGDTGDKQALIIADRGYPRRVAFARNDTNQLVTATVGSNTVYKPMGIGCPLDTTGNTYTGNGCSYATGTLTEKTHYGKKGNSALWFRTIINTANNPTDIANTRYHNVQSLFYYPPIDADGNGSPDVDGQPRLVPVLQIHNAEDTASNNSDKVRTDSSGVANDDDYRYHWLQFPSADTTFNATFVLGNSPSRPEEVSAGLQNLVRFLEAWSVKVRNATDPNAFNSSSKTAKISGSFIQLKRSTYSTGPIAPILDARTSITSSATNNLSLFDYTLDNYPTQNGDGVLPSYSPPDRKWGFDVGLLSEQPDLFAQRFTLPSTGRPNEFFREVGRDDAWVKTLLCAVEPASGTPTAYAAPDSYRPSDCPSLTAIPNN, from the coding sequence ATGTCTTTACAACGCCAGCTAGTCAAGACTATCAAAATCATCTCCAAAAAACTTAGTAAGTACTCTTTATTCACGATAAAAAAGCAGATTAATTGGCTGCTGCGGACTTTATTTCTCAGCAGGAGACGACGAGACTCTGTAAATGCTGGTTTTGTGTTGCCAACAGTAGCAATGGTTGCACTGGTGGTTGTTTTGTTGACTACCGCCATTTTATTTCGTTCGTTTGAACGTTCTAAAAACGCTAGTAACGTGCGAGTTAATGAAGTTGTTCTGAATGCTGCGACTCCTGCTATTGATCGTGCTAGAGCTAAAATAGATGCTCTACTTGAAGACCCTACATTACCACGAGGAACTCCTACTGATAGTGCTTTATATGATGCTTTAAACAAGAACAAGTATAGCCTAGGTGATGAAACTCGCCTGAAACTAACTTCTGACTTTAACGGCACATCCGGCATTCAAACTAGCACCACTTCTAATCCTCTACCGTTAGAAAATGACGAAACTTTAAAAACTGCTTGGAAGTATGCAGTTGATACAGATAATAACGGGAAAAAAGATACTTTTACTATTTATGGAATTTACTTTCGCACTCCAACGCGAAATGCTAACACAGGGCAATTTAATCGTAAAAGAAACCCGTTAGAAGCTAGAACTCCACCGATGGATAATGCCTCTACAAATACTCAGTGTAGTAGTGCTACTGGTTTTTCTAGCTTAGTCGGTAACTCCAGTTGGTATCAACTTCAAAGCGGTAATCTTGGTAAGAGCTTTTTTGTCTACACTGTGAATGTCCCAATAACTCAAGCGGCATATAATGCAATAACTACTAATCAAAATCAATATGAAGCATACAAAGGAAATAAAAGTATTGCCGCACTAGAATTTCAGCAAGATCGGAGTCGTGTTCCTCTACCAAATAATGCTGTTTGGTTTGAAAATGATTTAGAGATTATCGTTGGTTCTACAGACTTATTGCTGAACGGCAGAATACATACAAACGGTAACTTACTAGTAGGAAGAGGTAGTGGTGATCTTACCTTGCGGCAAGTGAGTAGTAAAACATCATGTTTCTATAACCAAGAAAATGGATTGATTAGTGTAGGCGGTAATGTAGGTACTGGCAATGTGAACCAAACTACAAATCAGAGTGCTGTTACCGTTGACCTTTATCGAGGGTTTGGAAAAGGTATCACGACAAAACAGATTGATAGCACAGAGAAATCTACAGACAGTGCAGGTGGTTCGGAAATTGGATTTAACGACACAGCATATAACGAGCGTATTGCTCGTATGAAGATAGATGGATTGGCAGCTTGTACAACTTGTCAGAGTGCTACTACTGCTAGTGCTTTAATCTCAGCTGTGAATGGCAGTGGATACCCAGACGACGTAAAAAGAAATGTGGCAGCTAAAGTCGATACTAGTACTGATAATGCGGCTACAGCTAAAAATGTACTGGCAGATGAAGTAGAGATTTATCTAAGAAATAGGACAAGACGAGTACCTTTTGCTGAAGTTGCTAGTGGGGGTCCAGCTACAACTGGCTATACAGCTATTAATGCCAGCTTAACTCCGCAATCGACCTGGAGAGAACCAATCAATAGCAGTAATCAATTAACTGGTACAACTATTACTCTGAACGAAACCAAGTTATCTGCAACTTATCCAACCTTTCAAAAGCAAAAAGGCACTCAACTTTATTTAGGCGATCGCGTCCTGGTTGGTAATAATTTACCTGCAAGATGGTTACTCAACGGTCAATATGTTGGTTCAGATGGTAAAGATTTTGTGAAAAATAGTTCTGGTAATAATGTTGAGTGGACTGAACCACCTTCTCCAGATCCGGCACAAAATCAAAATAGATGGCGTAATAGCCAAATTCAAGCGATCGCAGACTTAGGTATCTCCGAGCGCAATGGTTTTTGGGAAGAAAAAGCTGCCGAGAACCCCATTAATGACCTAGATAGTGTCGGTGGTATCAGAATAATCACTGGTGCTGGTATCTATGTTGATGGTACTGGTAACACAGTTAACATAACAACTGGCCCCTTTTATCCTCGTGGTCTTTATTCTTTTTTACCAGCCACTAGTGCTGCTACTGTTGTCTGGCCAGATACTATGCCTATGTCTACACCAGCAGATGCCACAAAAAAAGGTGATTTGCTCATGCGTGCTACGGCTGTCTATCACTACAAAGTAGACTATGGAACCGACCAGGAGCCAATTGCTTGCGTAAGTAGCTATTATGACCCAACCGATAGCACCACAGCTAAAAACAAAGTCAATCAAAATGGTGGATATGGTGTTGATACCACCAACGGTAGATCAAATAATGGTGTTGTTTACAACTATCCTGGCAGAGGAAGCTTTACAACTAATAAAACCCGTCTGCAACTACAAGCTAATTTAAAATTTCCTAACGGGCGTTGGGTGAATGAACCACTAAAAGATGCTCTAGGGAAAATTGGTGCTGGTACTACAGTCCCCAGCACAGGTTTGCAGTTAGCTGACTATTCCGCAATTGATACTGCTCTTTGCGCTATTTCAATTCTGAATAATGAGGCTGGTTTTGCTACCTCATTAACTAACAAGCCTCCTCATGGTGCAATCAAAGAAGCAACCTTCCTAGATGCGAGAGAAGCAAAACAGATTAGTGCAGCTGCTAATTCCACTACCTATGACCTTGACTTAGAACAGCGTCAACCATTAGAAGTTCGTGTAACTGATATTGATTTAAGTCAGTTACGTGGCACTACCATCGCAGTTAGCGAGTATTTACTACCTTATAGTGGTATTATTTATGCCTCCAGGGAAGATGCCCTGCGTGATGCGAGTAACACCTCTACTGAATCGGAATTACTCAGTCCCACAGACTTTAAACTTGACCCTACACGTCGTCCAAATGGTATCCGTCTCATCAATGGCGAGACTTTGGCCAGAAAAACTAGCACTGATAACAATGATTACAATCCCAAAGAAAAAGGTTTAATTTTGGTTACTAATTTACCTGCATATATCAAAGGTAAATTTAATGTCCACCAACCAAGCTTGGGTAGTACAACGGAACTAGAAGAATTCATAGAAGAAGAGCCAACTACTGACTTCTATGACCGCAGTACCGCAGAAACTCGATTTGCTTGTCGTCGTAACAGATTACCTGCTTGCGGCAGTACAAAAAGTGATTATTGGAGACCTGCAACTTTGATTGCCGATTCTATGACTCTGCTATCTGGTGGTTTTGTAGAGGGTTTTCGTAGTGATGGCGATTATAACCTCAACAATAATAGCGGTATTGCCGTTGATGCTACTGATTCTGCCAGAACAGATCGGCTCAAAAATGGCTTTTGGGAAAACTATTTTGCTACCAATGCAAGCTGGTGGGAAAGTAGTGGAAGTAATAAGAATTTCCCCAAAACAAGTGCAGGTTCTTATGCACGTAACGGTGTCACACCAATTCAGCGCCGAATTGATGATTACCCTATGTATGTAATGGAATTATGTCGTAAAGACTTAATTGAACAATGTACACCAAGTGATTGGGTGGTTGGGTTCGATGTAAATGGGGATGGTGACTTAGATGACACTGTTCTATTGGATTTAAATTCTAATGGCAACACTTCTGACTCAGGTGAAAGCTTAGTTGAAAAAGACATTAAAGCTTATCAACTAGGTAAAGCAATAACCAATGCTGCCGTTTCTGCTACAGCTGCTACAACAGCCTTATCAGATTGGGATGCTGCTTTCCCTACCTCTAGTGGCAAGAGTATTAGACAAAGACTAGGGGCTGGTGATACAGGTGATAAACAAGCATTAATAATTGCAGATCGCGGTTATCCCCGTCGAGTCGCTTTTGCACGCAATGACACCAATCAACTAGTTACAGCGACTGTAGGATCAAACACTGTTTACAAACCAATGGGAATCGGTTGTCCCCTGGATACCACTGGAAATACATACACCGGCAACGGATGCAGTTATGCTACTGGGACTTTAACAGAAAAGACTCATTACGGAAAAAAAGGAAACAGTGCCTTGTGGTTTAGAACTATAATCAACACCGCTAATAATCCCACTGACATTGCTAATACGCGCTACCACAACGTGCAATCGCTGTTCTATTATCCACCTATTGATGCTGATGGTAATGGTAGCCCAGATGTAGATGGTCAGCCACGCTTGGTGCCTGTCTTGCAAATTCACAATGCGGAAGATACAGCTTCAAATAACAGCGACAAAGTGAGAACTGATAGTTCAGGAGTGGCAAATGACGATGATTATAGATATCATTGGCTACAATTTCCTAGTGCTGACACCACATTTAACGCGACTTTTGTATTAGGTAATAGCCCTAGTAGGCCAGAGGAAGTTTCAGCCGGTTTGCAAAACTTGGTGCGGTTCTTGGAAGCTTGGAGTGTCAAAGTGCGTAACGCCACCGACCCTAACGCATTCAACTCATCAAGTAAAACAGCCAAAATTAGCGGCAGCTTTATTCAATTAAAGCGCAGTACTTATTCCACAGGGCCTATCGCACCAATTTTGGATGCTCGAACCTCAATTACATCTTCTGCAACTAATAATTTGAGTCTTTTTGACTACACCTTAGACAATTACCCCACACAGAACGGTGATGGTGTGTTACCTAGCTACTCGCCACCTGACAGAAAATGGGGGTTTGATGTTGGGCTGTTATCTGAACAACCAGACTTGTTTGCTCAAAGATTTACCTTACCGTCAACAGGCCGTCCAAACGAGTTCTTTAGAGAAGTAGGCCGAGATGATGCCTGGGTAAAAACATTACTCTGTGCTGTTGAACCAGCATCAGGCACGCCAACTGCTTACGCAGCTCCTGATAGTTATCGTCCAAGTGATTGTCCATCTTTGACAGCCATACCAAACAACTAA